Sequence from the Pararhizobium gei genome:
CGTTCGGGTGCCATCTCGGTGATCTTCGCCACGTCGTTCTTGCCGGATGCGACGACCAGGATGTCGATCCGCCCGAAATGCGCAATCGTATCGGAGACGATGGCGTCGCACTCGATCTCCGTGCTCGGCCGGCGGTTGATCGGCAAAACATCGACGCCGTCCTCCCGGCAAGCTGCTTCAGTTTCAGCGAGCGCTTTCCGGTTTCCGGCGACAAGGGCAAGCCGTGCTCCGGCTCCGGCCAGTATGCGCGCAGCCAATGCTCCAAAGGCGCCCGATGCGCCGGTCACGATCGCGATCTTGCCGCTGACGTCGAACAAGTTGAGGGGATGAAGAACTGCATTTTCCGCGATCATTGGGCGGCTCCTGCAGGATAAGGCATCACGACAAGCATTTTGCAGGTGTGGTTCGACCGATTGACGATCTCACGAACTTCGCCCGGCCACACAGTGCAACTGTCCAACGCTTTCAGCAGGGTTTCTTTCCCACCCACGATGACCGTCATTTCGCCCTCCAGCACCACGTATACCTTTTCGAACGGGGTGGAATCCGGTCCCGCGCCGCCACCGGGAAGAAACTGGGACAGCCCGACCCACTGGTTGCTGGGCCCTCCTTCTTCAAATCCCTGTAGCCTCAAGCCGTAGCAACCATGATGATTGGGCGCTTCATACGGCTGGGCTTCTTCAAACCGCTTGGTGAACATGTCCTCTCCCCGTTCAGGTCGTCGTATCCGGCCGCAACGCGTCAGAACGCGTCGCCCTTTTCGATACGGTAGGTCTGGCCCTTGTCGATCATGGCGACCAACCGTATGATGCAGCCGTCACCGCGATCCCAGTTGATCGGGAAAAACGCGAAAGTGCAGCGCTTGCCCGTGACGGCGTCCAGATCGCCACCGACATTCTCGATGCCGAGGATCCCCGCTTTGAAAATCTTCTGGTGCACGGGCTCCCATTCCGGAAATGCCGCCTTCCAATCCACACCACCCGACCATTCCTTATATTCGTCGGCCAAATGCGGCAGAAGCGGCCCGTTGCGCTGGGGTCCGATGGCCGTGGCAAGCGGATGATCGTTTGCCTGCGTATCGTGACCGACGACCTTGACACCCTTCTCGATCATCCAGTCGGCGGCCGAAGGCACGAAACCCGGGCAATAGGCAAAGTAATCGCCGTCCTCATAAACCTTGTGCCAGCCGGTGTTGATGAT
This genomic interval carries:
- a CDS encoding cupin domain-containing protein, with product MFTKRFEEAQPYEAPNHHGCYGLRLQGFEEGGPSNQWVGLSQFLPGGGAGPDSTPFEKVYVVLEGEMTVIVGGKETLLKALDSCTVWPGEVREIVNRSNHTCKMLVVMPYPAGAAQ
- a CDS encoding cyclase family protein is translated as MSITIRGIEFQDNLDNPMGIEFYNLSHRFGYQCPNWPYFKDVRIERMHYMAKSGVLSQTITTTMHVTTHIDAPAHVVQGTPFIDEVPLPHFFGSGIVVSLPKKKWEPITYDDLEAACGHTIRKGDVLIINTGWHKVYEDGDYFAYCPGFVPSAADWMIEKGVKVVGHDTQANDHPLATAIGPQRNGPLLPHLADEYKEWSGGVDWKAAFPEWEPVHQKIFKAGILGIENVGGDLDAVTGKRCTFAFFPINWDRGDGCIIRLVAMIDKGQTYRIEKGDAF